One Brassica napus cultivar Da-Ae chromosome A1, Da-Ae, whole genome shotgun sequence genomic region harbors:
- the LOC106366278 gene encoding proline-rich receptor-like protein kinase PERK14 isoform X2 has product MSLSPSASPAPADSPPATSSPPAPPLSPLPSPLASPPPLAPPPSILPPTASPPPPSPPLEAPPSPPLETPPVPAEEPPPSPPEEPPPSPPSPSGSPPLPFLPAKPSPPPSPLPSETLPPPVKTFTPPPPSLPSESPPPVDTASPPPPSPPRRRGPKPSLPPPPKPSPSTPSLPETSPPPKPPLSASPFPSSSTPAPKNSPAATTLPFFGPVGPPDGTIATPIGPIIEPKTTPAETISPGTAQPLVPKSLPETTPYHRSSAGFLFGGVIVGALLLVLLGLLYVFYRATRNNSSRHGQSKTPPKVQHQRGGNVEPDQTNVITIPPPNYSSSVSYGTKESNAVAMNVTISSGTFTYEELLEATGGFSEANLLGEGGFGYVHKGVLRNGREVAVKQLKIGSNQGEREFQAEVDTISRVHHKHLVSLVGYCINGDKRLLIYEFVPKDTLEFHLHGNSGSVLEWGMRLRIAVGAAKGLAYLHEDCSPTIIHRDIKAANILLDSKYEAKVSDFGLAKFFSDTNSSVTHISTRVVGTFGYMAPEYASSGKVTDKSDVYSFGVVLLELITGRPPIFAKDPTRNLSLVDWARPLLAKAISGESFDLLVDPRLDKNYDTTQMADMAACAASCIRQSAWLRPRMSQVIRALEGEVALRNVEETYSSSENPLPYGTSKRRFNTDSSNGSTSEYGINPSQSSSEQHQFTGP; this is encoded by the exons ATGTCGCTCTCTCCTTCCGCCTCGCCGGCTCCGGCGGATTCTCCTCCTGCCACGTCATCACCTCCAGCTCCTCCTTTGTCTCCTCTTCCCTCGCCATTGGCTTCTCCTCCTCCGTTGGCTCCACCACCGTCTATCTTACCTCCCACAGCTTCCCCGCCACCACCGTCTCCTCCGTTAGAAGCTCCACCGTCTCCTCCGTTGGAAACTCCACCGGTTCCTGCGGAGGAACCACCACCGTCTCCTCCAGAGGAACCCCCACCTTCTCCTCCGTCTCCTTCCGGTTCACCGCCATTGCCATTCCTTCCCGCCAAACCGTCTCCGCCGCCTTCTCCACTTCCTTCTGAAACACTACCGCCGCCGGTAAAAACGTTTACACCACCACCTCCTTCACTACCATCAGAATCACCCCCGCCGGTGGATACAGCTTCTCCACCACCGCCGTCTCCTCCTCGCCGCCGTGGCCCTAAGCCTTcacttcctcctcctccaaagccttctcCGAGCACTCCATCTCTCCCAGAAACTTCCCCACCACCTAAACCACCACTCTCAGCATCACCATTCCCGTCTTCATCCACTCCGGCGCCGAAGAACTCGCCGGCAGCAACAACTCTTCCTTTCTTCGGCCCAGTAGGCCCACCAGATGGGACTATAGCAACACCTATTGGGCCCATTATAGAGCCCAAAACAACTCCCGCCGAAACAATCTCCCCGGGAACAGCACAGCCACTTGTACCAAAGAGTCTCCCTGAGACGACGCCGTATCACAGATCCTCCGCAGGATTCTTATTCGGCGGTGTGATCGTTGGAGCTCTTCTGCTTGTTCTCTTGGGCCTCCTCTATGTCTTCTACAGAGCTACCAGAAACAACAGCTCTCGTCATGGCCAATCAAAAACTCCACCAAAAG TTCAACATCAACGAGGTGGTAATGTGGAACCAGACCAGACCAATGTTATCACTATACCACCACCTAACTATTCATCCAGCGTAAGCTATGGTACCAAGGAGAGCAATGCTGTTGCAATGAACGTTACAATATCATCAGGAACGTTCACATACGAAGAGCTACTAGAGGCAACGGGTGGATTCTCAGAGGCCAACCTCTTGGGAGAAGGAGGGTTCGGCTACGTTCACAAAGGAGTGCTGAGAAACGGGAGAGAAGTTGCGGTGAAGCAGCTGAAGATTGGGAGCAATCAAGGTGAAAGAGAGTTCCAAGCTGAGGTTGACACTATCAGTAGAGTTCATCATAAGCACCTCGTCTCGTTGGTTGGTTACTGCATTAACGGAGATAAAAGACTGTTGATCTACGAGTTTGTTCCTAAAGATACTTTGGAGTTCCACTTGCATG GGAACAGTGGAAGTGTGTTGGAGTGGGGAATGAGGCTGAGGATTGCTGTAGGAGCAGCCAAAGGATTAGCTTATCTTCATGAGGATT GCAGTCCAACTATAATTCACCGTGATATTAAAGCAGCTAATATCCTTCTAGATTCCAAATATGAAGCAAAG GTCTCTGACTTTGGGCTAGCCAAGTTCTTTTCAGACACCAATTCATCAGTCACTCATATCTCTACTCGAGTGGTAGGAACTTTCGG ATACATGGCTCCAGAATATGCGTCTAGTGGTAAAGTAACTGATAAATCAGATGTATACTCCTTTGGGGTCGTGCTTCTAGAACTCATCACTGGACGTCCACCAATCTTCGCCAAAGATCCTACCAGAAACCTGAGTTTAGTTGACTGG GCGAGGCCATTGCTTGCAAAAGCTATCTCTGGAGAAAGTTTTGACCTTCTTGTAGACCCTAGACTGGATAAGAACTACGATACAACTCAAATGGCAGACATGGCTGCTTGTGCTGCTTCTTGCATACGCCAATCAGCTTGGCTACGACCCCGAATGAGCCAG GTAATCCGTGCTCTTGAAGGCGAGGTGGCCCTAAGAAACGTGGAAGAGACGTACAGCTCTTCTGAAAACCCTCTACCGTATGGAACAAGTAAGAGGAGATTCAACACTGATTCAAGCAATGGTTCCACTTCAGAGTATGGAATCAATCCTTCTCAGTCAAGCAGTGAACAACATCAGTTTACAGGTCCTTAA
- the LOC106366278 gene encoding proline-rich receptor-like protein kinase PERK14 isoform X1, which yields MSLSPSASPAPADSPPATSSPPAPPLSPLPSPLASPPPLAPPPSILPPTASPPPPSPPLEAPPSPPLETPPVPAEEPPPSPPEEPPPSPPSPSGSPPLPFLPAKPSPPPSPLPSETLPPPVKTFTPPPPSLPSESPPPVDTASPPPPSPPRRRGPKPSLPPPPKPSPSTPSLPETSPPPKPPLSASPFPSSSTPAPKNSPAATTLPFFGPVGPPDGTIATPIGPIIEPKTTPAETISPGTAQPLVPKSLPETTPYHRSSAGFLFGGVIVGALLLVLLGLLYVFYRATRNNSSRHGQSKTPPKVQHQRGGNVEPDQTNVITIPPPNYSSSVSYGTKESNAVAMNVTISSGTFTYEELLEATGGFSEANLLGEGGFGYVHKGVLRNGREVAVKQLKIGSNQGEREFQAEVDTISRVHHKHLVSLVGYCINGDKRLLIYEFVPKDTLEFHLHGNSGSVLEWGMRLRIAVGAAKGLAYLHEDCESFLFLFSNTCIDLIFLVIELAGSPTIIHRDIKAANILLDSKYEAKVSDFGLAKFFSDTNSSVTHISTRVVGTFGYMAPEYASSGKVTDKSDVYSFGVVLLELITGRPPIFAKDPTRNLSLVDWARPLLAKAISGESFDLLVDPRLDKNYDTTQMADMAACAASCIRQSAWLRPRMSQVIRALEGEVALRNVEETYSSSENPLPYGTSKRRFNTDSSNGSTSEYGINPSQSSSEQHQFTGP from the exons ATGTCGCTCTCTCCTTCCGCCTCGCCGGCTCCGGCGGATTCTCCTCCTGCCACGTCATCACCTCCAGCTCCTCCTTTGTCTCCTCTTCCCTCGCCATTGGCTTCTCCTCCTCCGTTGGCTCCACCACCGTCTATCTTACCTCCCACAGCTTCCCCGCCACCACCGTCTCCTCCGTTAGAAGCTCCACCGTCTCCTCCGTTGGAAACTCCACCGGTTCCTGCGGAGGAACCACCACCGTCTCCTCCAGAGGAACCCCCACCTTCTCCTCCGTCTCCTTCCGGTTCACCGCCATTGCCATTCCTTCCCGCCAAACCGTCTCCGCCGCCTTCTCCACTTCCTTCTGAAACACTACCGCCGCCGGTAAAAACGTTTACACCACCACCTCCTTCACTACCATCAGAATCACCCCCGCCGGTGGATACAGCTTCTCCACCACCGCCGTCTCCTCCTCGCCGCCGTGGCCCTAAGCCTTcacttcctcctcctccaaagccttctcCGAGCACTCCATCTCTCCCAGAAACTTCCCCACCACCTAAACCACCACTCTCAGCATCACCATTCCCGTCTTCATCCACTCCGGCGCCGAAGAACTCGCCGGCAGCAACAACTCTTCCTTTCTTCGGCCCAGTAGGCCCACCAGATGGGACTATAGCAACACCTATTGGGCCCATTATAGAGCCCAAAACAACTCCCGCCGAAACAATCTCCCCGGGAACAGCACAGCCACTTGTACCAAAGAGTCTCCCTGAGACGACGCCGTATCACAGATCCTCCGCAGGATTCTTATTCGGCGGTGTGATCGTTGGAGCTCTTCTGCTTGTTCTCTTGGGCCTCCTCTATGTCTTCTACAGAGCTACCAGAAACAACAGCTCTCGTCATGGCCAATCAAAAACTCCACCAAAAG TTCAACATCAACGAGGTGGTAATGTGGAACCAGACCAGACCAATGTTATCACTATACCACCACCTAACTATTCATCCAGCGTAAGCTATGGTACCAAGGAGAGCAATGCTGTTGCAATGAACGTTACAATATCATCAGGAACGTTCACATACGAAGAGCTACTAGAGGCAACGGGTGGATTCTCAGAGGCCAACCTCTTGGGAGAAGGAGGGTTCGGCTACGTTCACAAAGGAGTGCTGAGAAACGGGAGAGAAGTTGCGGTGAAGCAGCTGAAGATTGGGAGCAATCAAGGTGAAAGAGAGTTCCAAGCTGAGGTTGACACTATCAGTAGAGTTCATCATAAGCACCTCGTCTCGTTGGTTGGTTACTGCATTAACGGAGATAAAAGACTGTTGATCTACGAGTTTGTTCCTAAAGATACTTTGGAGTTCCACTTGCATG GGAACAGTGGAAGTGTGTTGGAGTGGGGAATGAGGCTGAGGATTGCTGTAGGAGCAGCCAAAGGATTAGCTTATCTTCATGAGGATTGTgagtcttttttgtttttgttttcaaatacttgtattgatttgatttttcttgTGATTGAACTTGCAGGCAGTCCAACTATAATTCACCGTGATATTAAAGCAGCTAATATCCTTCTAGATTCCAAATATGAAGCAAAG GTCTCTGACTTTGGGCTAGCCAAGTTCTTTTCAGACACCAATTCATCAGTCACTCATATCTCTACTCGAGTGGTAGGAACTTTCGG ATACATGGCTCCAGAATATGCGTCTAGTGGTAAAGTAACTGATAAATCAGATGTATACTCCTTTGGGGTCGTGCTTCTAGAACTCATCACTGGACGTCCACCAATCTTCGCCAAAGATCCTACCAGAAACCTGAGTTTAGTTGACTGG GCGAGGCCATTGCTTGCAAAAGCTATCTCTGGAGAAAGTTTTGACCTTCTTGTAGACCCTAGACTGGATAAGAACTACGATACAACTCAAATGGCAGACATGGCTGCTTGTGCTGCTTCTTGCATACGCCAATCAGCTTGGCTACGACCCCGAATGAGCCAG GTAATCCGTGCTCTTGAAGGCGAGGTGGCCCTAAGAAACGTGGAAGAGACGTACAGCTCTTCTGAAAACCCTCTACCGTATGGAACAAGTAAGAGGAGATTCAACACTGATTCAAGCAATGGTTCCACTTCAGAGTATGGAATCAATCCTTCTCAGTCAAGCAGTGAACAACATCAGTTTACAGGTCCTTAA
- the LOC106441079 gene encoding helicase and polymerase-containing protein TEBICHI: MDSDSSRSRIDQFYVSKKRKHLSPNLKSGRNEKNVKVTGERSPGDKGTLDSYLKPSLDDKSTSNSVLQARQEAFTKKLDLEVSRPPYAVESIHPGLPKPVIAESSRGDEGCLNRGESRVLHKEGVATAENHAPDVSLCANQKDNSELRDFATGFLSLYCSEVRSVVGSPTRQKANELKRCGSSSLLAQDMQISHKRRCDSEYIPSLDEPAYPLGSKHDSIARIVGKRDTSVPDPKKKVPSNESVEIPMGLRKCTKVPESSALLTECRTPGSAVKSCHVGTPKSGSGSSIFSPGDSFWNEAIQFADGLSVPTQNSGSVEAKDRDNEDNCSDNLKRSLDLDESRVKDKDATGYSKVAEKHGRDFNKEVSPLPVKNLELLFQDRKANGSTREQCASFDQNNITRGSCGISQSALVDNRGCGSLDVANNGPANKNLVGRMYPEPEENKVALCEGNHSARSVPAISNMRKSADSSESEESQTPSSSLHNKDGLSLSTWLPSEVCSVYNKKGISKLYPWQVECLQVDGVLQKRNLVYCASTSAGKSFVAEVLMLRRVITTGKMALLVLPYVSICVEKAEHLEVLLEPLGKHVRSYYGNQGGGTLPKGTSVAVCTIEKANSLINRLLEEGRLSELGIIVIDELHMVGDQHRGYLLELMLTKLRYAAGEGSSESSSGESSGSSSGKNDPAHGLQIVGMSATMPNVGAVADWLQAALYQTEFRPVPLEEYIKVGDIIYNKKMEVVRTLPKAANMGGKDPDHIIELCNEIVQEGNSVLIFCSSRKGCESTAKHIAKLIKKVLIDVDGENSEFMDITSAIDALRRSPSGVDPVLEETLPSGVAYHHAGLTVEEREIVETCYRKGLVRVLTATSTLAAGVNLPARRVIFRQPMIGRDFLDGTRYKQMSGRAGRTGIDTKGESVLICKPGELKRIMTLLNESCPPLESCLSEDKNGMTHAILEVVAGGIVQTAKDIHRYVRCTLLNSTKPFQDVVKSAQDSLRWLCHRKFLEWNEETKLYTTTPLGRGSFGSSLCPEESLIVLDDLLRSREGLVMASDLHLVYLVTPINVGVEPNWELYYERFMELSPLEQSVGNRVGVVEPFLMRMAHGATVRTLNKPQDVKKNMRGEYGNRHGSASSKMLSDEQMLRVCKRFFVALILSKLVQEASVSEVCEAFKVARGMVQALQENAGRFCSMVSVFCERLGWHDLEGLVAKLQNRVSFGVRAEIVELTSIPYIKGSRARALYKAGLRTSQAIAEASIPEIVKALFESSAWATEGTGQRRIQLGLAKKIKNGARKIVLEKAEEARAAAFSAFKSLGLDVHDLSNPLPLAPARSPNEQVTIERDIYGSSVAPNVLQHVPGQSSMEGNMERGNFDADNHREKPMEVSGAALGVSSEVNLSDPLPDFQLIGTTVGTDGLNAVSILSSDDRDIRNEDNAEQQLTRNADIPLSNKDNAGEKGPITAGNIRGGFDSFLELWDSAGEFFFDIHFNKLQGLNSRISYEIHGIAICWDSSPVYYVNLNKDLLSLECAEKLSKDAAIGKKEVLGTHNVFDVIKSRWNRISKIMGNEKTRKFAWNLKVQIQVLKSPAISIQRCTRLNLEEGIRDFELVDGSWLMMPSLRISHTIDMSIVTWILWPDEERHSNPNIDKEVKKRLSPEAAEAANRSGRWRNQIRRVAHNGCCRRVAQTRALCLALWKILVSEELLEALTTTEMPLVNVLADMELWGIGVDIEGCLRARNILRDKLRSLEKKAFELAGMAFSLHNPADISNVLFKQLKLPIPETQNKGKLHPSTDKQCLDLLRNEHPIVPIIKEHRTLAKLLNCTLGSICSLAKLRLSTQRYTLHGHWLQTSTATGRLSIEEPNLQSVEHEVEFILDKNGKEVNSDAVSYKVNARDFFVPTQENWLLLTADYSQIELRLMAHFSRDPSLIAQLSQPEGDVFTMISAKWTGKNEDSVSPHDRDQTKRLIYGILYGMGANRLAEQLECSSDEAKEKIRSFKSSFPAVTSWLNETVSFCQEKGYIQTLKGRRRFLSKIKFGNAKEKAKAQRQAVNSVCQGSAADIIKIAMINIYSAISEDIDTAASSSSTRFHVLKGRCRILLQVHDELVLEVDPSYAKEAAMLLQSSMENAVSLLVPLHVKLKVGKTWGSLEPLQAD; encoded by the exons ATGGACTCAGATTCCTCTAGATCGCGGATTGACCAG TTCTATGTTTCGAAGAAGAGGAAACACCTCTCACCAAATTTAAAGTCTGGGAGAAACGAGAAAAATGTGAAGGTGACTGGTGAAAGATCTCCTGGAGACAAAGGCACTTTGGACAGTTACTTGAAACCATCCCTGGATGACAAGAGCACTTCCAATAGTGTGTTGCAGGCAAGGCAGGAAgcgtttacaaaaaaattggaTCTGGAGGTTTCTCGTCCCCCTTATGCTGTTGAAAGTATACATCCAGGCCTGCCTAAACCTGTAATTGCTGAAAGTTCTAGAGGAGATGAAGGGTGTTTGAACCGGGGAGAATCTCGAGTCTTGCATAAAGAAGGTGTTGCTACAGCCGAGAATCATGCACCAGATGTTTCGCTCTGTGCCAACCAGAAAGATAATTCAGAATTAAGAGACTTTGCTACTGGTTTCTTGTCCTTGTATTGTAG TGAAGTGCGGTCTGTTGTTGGCTCACCTACACGTCAGAAGGCAAACGAATTGAAGCGTTGCGGCAGTTCATCGTTACTTGCTCAAGATatgcaaatttctcacaagaggcGTTGTGATTCCGAATATATACCATCACTAGATGAACCTGCATATCCTCTCGGTAGTAAGCATGATTCAATTGCTAGAATTGTTGGTAAAAGAGATACATCTGTTCCAGACCCTAAGAAGAAG GTTCCAAGTAATGAATCTGTGGAAATTCCAATGGGCCTGAGGAAGTGTACTAAGGTACCAGAATCATCTGCTCTTCTAACTGAATGCCGCACGCCTGGATCAGCCGTTAAATCATGTCATGTTGGAACCCCTAAGTCAGGAAGTGGTAGCTCAATTTTCTCTCCTGGAGATTCTTTCTGGAATGAAGCAATTCAATTTGCTGATGGTTTGTCAGTGCCAACTCAGAACTCTGGTTCTGTAGAAGCTAAAGACAGAGACAATGAAGATAACTGCAGTGACAACTTAAAGAGAAGTTTAGATTTAGATGAAAGCAGAGTAAAGGATAAAGATGCCACTGGCTATTCAAAGGTCGCGGAGAAGCATGGGAGAGATTTCAATAAAGAAGTATCTCCGCTTCCTGTCAAAAACCTGGAACTTTTGTTTCAAGATAGAAAAGCAAATGGAAGCACCAGAGAGCAATGTGCTTCATTTGATCAAAATAACATTACTCGAGGAAGCTGTGGGATCTCTCAATCTGCTTTGGTTGATAATAGAGGATGTGGAAGTCTTGATGTTGCAAATAATGGTCCGGCAAATAAAAATTTGGTAGGCAGGATGTATCCAGAACCTGAAGAAAATAAAGTTGCACTGTGCGAGGGCAACCATAGTGCAAGGTCTGTCCCAGCGATAAGCAACATGAGGAAATCAGCTGATTCTAGTGAATCCGAAGAAAGTCAGACTCCTTCAAGCTCTCTTCATAATAAAGATGGTTTAAGTCTTAGCACCTGGCTTCCCTCAGAAGTTTGCAGCGTATACAATAAGAAAGGGATATCTAAACTCTATCCATGGCAG GTCGAGTGTCTTcaggtagatggtgttttacagaaaAGGAATCTGGTCTACTGTGCTTCTACAAG TGCTGGTAAAAGTTTTGTTGCAGAGGTCTTGATGCTGCGCCGGGTCATAACAACTGGAAAAATGGCACTGCTTGTGCTACCTTATGTATCCATTTGCGTTGAGAAG GCGGAACACCTTGAGGTCCTTCTTGAACCACTTGGTAAGCATGTTCGTAGTTACTATGGAAATCAAGGCGGTGGAACTCTTCCTAAAGGCACTTCTGTGGCGGTCTGCACGATTGAGAAGGCAAACTCTTTGATAAATCGCTTGCTTGAAGAGGGTCGTTTGTCTGAACTTGGGATAATTGTTATAGATGAGCTGCACATG GTGGGTGACCAACATAGGGGttatcttttggaacttatGCTGACGAAACTTCGTTATGCTGCCGGTGAGGGCAGTTCCGAGTCAAGTAGTGGTGAGAGTTCAGGGAGTAGCAGTGGAAAGAATGATCCTGCCCATGGCCTACAAATTGTGGGTATGAGTGCTACAATGCCGAATGTCGGAGCAGTTGCTGACTGGCTTCAA GCAGCTTTATATCAGACCGAGTTTCGACCAGTTCCGCTAGAGGAGTATATTAAAGTTGGTGACATCATCTATAATAAAAAGATGGAAGTTGTGAGGACTTTACCAAAAGCTGCTAATATGGGAGGAAAAGACCCAGACCATATCATTGAGCTTTGTAACGAG ATTGTTCAAGAGGGGAATTCAGTGCTAATATTTTGCTCAAGTCGAAAAGGATGTGAATCAACTGCTAAGCATATTGCAAAGCTCATTAAAAAAGTGCTTATAGACGTAGATGGTGAAAATAGCGAGTTTATGGATATCACATCTGCTATTGATGCCTTGCGAAGGTCTCCGTCTGGAGTAGATCCTGTGCTAGAAGAAACTCTACCCTCTGGGGTTGCCTACCACCATGCTGGTCTTACA GTAGAAGAAAGAGAGATAGTTGAGACCTGTTACCGGAAGGGTCTTGTACGTGTCTTAACAGCTACATCCACTCTGGCGGCGGGGGTTAACTTGCCTGCAAGGAGAGTCATTTTTCGGCAACCAATGATTGGCCGTGATTTTCTTGATGGAACAAGGTACAAGCAAATGTCTGGTCGGGCTGGGCGGACTGGGATTGATACAAAAGGAGAAAGT GTTTTGATTTGCAAACCTGGAGAACTCAAGCGAATAATGACTCTTCTAAATGAGAGCTGCCCACCCTTGGAGTCTTGTTTATCTGAAGACAAGAATGGAATGACTCATGCAATATTAGAAGTTGTTGCAGGTGGAATTGTTCAGACTGCCAAAGATATACACCGCTACGTTAGGTGTACTCTTCTGAATTCTACAAAACCCTTTCAAGATGTGGTCAAATCAGCTCAGGATTCCCTTCGGTGGCTGTGTCACAGAAAATTTCTTGAGTGGAATGAAGAGACAAAGTTATACACTACAACACCCCTTGGACGTGGATCTTTTGGCAGTTCACTCTGCCCAGAGGAGTCGCTT ATAGTACTGGATGATCTTCTAAGATCACGTGAAGGACTAGTTATGGCTTCTGATTTGCATTTGGTCTACTTAGTCACACCAATTAATGTTGGTGTTGAACCAAACTGGGAATTGTATTATGAACGGTTTATGGAACTGTCTCCTTTAGAACAG TCTGTTGGCAATAGAGTTGGAGTGGTCGAACCTTTTCTGATGCGCATGGCACATGGTGCAACAGTGCGAACTCTAAACAAACCACAAGATGTAAAGAAGAATATGCGTGGAGAATATGGCAATCGGCATGGTTCAGCTAGCAGTAAGATGCTTTCAGATGAACAGATGCTTCGAGTGTGCAAACGATTTTTTGTTGCCCTCATCTTGTCAAAATTAGTTCAG GAAGCTTCTGTATCTGAGGTTTGTGAAGCCTTTAAAGTGGCTAGAGGTATGGTTCAAGCGCTACAGGAGAACGCTGGAAGGTTTTGTTCCATGGTTTCGGTGTTCTGTGAGAGGCTCGGATGGCATGATCTGGAAGGCTTAGTTGCCAAACTTCAGAACCGTGTATCATTTGGTGTTAGGGCTGAAATTGTTGAACTTACTAGCATTCCATATATAAAG GGTTCAAGAGCAAGAGCATTGTACAAAGCTGGTTTGCGTACATCTCAGGCGATAGCAGAAGCATCCATCCCTGAAATTGTCAAAGCTCTCTTTGAATCTTCAGCGTGGGCAACAGAAG GTACTGGACAGAGAAGGATACAGTTGGGATTAGCCAAGAAAATTAAGAATGGGGCGCGCAAAATTGTTCTTGAAAAAGCAGAAGAAGCGAGGGCTGCTGCATTCTCTGCCTTTAAATCGCTTGGTCTGGATGTTCATGACCTGTCTAATCCATTGCCGTTGGCTCCTGCTAGGAGTCCCAATGAACAAGTAACTATTGAAAGAGATATTTACGGAAGCTCTGTTGCTCCCAATGTACTACAACATGTTCCAGGACAATCAAGCATGGAGGGGAACATGGAACGTGGAAATTTTGACGCGGATAATCACAGAGAAAAGCCAATGGAAGTATCAGGTGCTGCCTTAGGAGTTTCATCAGAAGTTAACTTGAGCGATCCACTTCCTGATTTTCAACTTATAGGAACTACAGTTGGCACTGATGGGCTCAATGCTGTTAGTATTCTTTCTAGTGATGACAGAGATATCAGAAACGAGGATAATGCTGAGCAGCAGTTGACGAGGAATGCCGATATTCCTCTTAGTAATAAGGATAATGCAGGTGAAAAGGGTCCAATAACTGCAGGAAATATTCGTGGCGGATTTGACTCTTTCCTGGAACTCTGGGACTCTGCTGGGGAATTTTTCTTTGATATCCACTTTAATAAACTACAAGGCTTGAATTCCCGCATCTCTTATGAGATACATGGAATTGCGATCTGCTGGGATAGCTCTCCTGTATACTATGTCAATCTTAACAAGGACCTTCTCAGCCTGGAATGTGCAGAAAAGCTTTCCAAGGATGCTGCTATTGGCAAGAAAGAGGTTTTGGGTACCCACAACGTGTTTGATGTTATAAAATCTCGGTGGAACCGAATCAGTAAAATAATGGGGAATGAAAAGACGAGAAAGTTCGCGTGGAATTTGAAAGTGCAGATTCAAGTGCTCAAGAGTCCTGCCATTTCAATCCAAAGATGCACTCGCTTGAATCTTGAAGAAGGGATCAGGGATTTTGAGTTGGTGGATGGGTCTTGGTTAATGATGCCTTCGCTTCGCATAAGCCACACCATTGACATGAGCATCGTGACGTGGATTCTTTGGCCAGATGAGGAAAGACACTCAAATCCAAACATAGATAAG GAGGTAAAGAAAAGACTATCGCCAGAGGCAGCTGAAGCTGCAAATCGCAGTGGCCGGTGGAGGAATCAGATACGAAGGGTTGCCCACAATGGTTGCTGCAGACGGGTTGCTCAAACGCGAGCCCTTTGTTTAGCTCTTTGGAAGATCCTTGTTTCCGAAGAACTTCTTGAAGCACTCACAACCACTGAAATGCCGCTG GTCAATGTCCTTGCAGACATGGAGCTGTGGGGTATAGGCGTCGATATAGAAGGATGCCTTAGGGCACGGAATATATTGCGGGATAAGCTGCGGTCCCTTGAGAAGAAAGCATTTGAATTAGCTGGCATGGCATTTTCATTGCACAACCCAGCTGATATTTCAAATGTGCTGTTTAAACAGTTGAAGTTGCCCATACCGGAAACCCAAAATAAAGGGAAACTTCATCCAAGTACTGATAAGCAGTGCTTGGATCTTTTAAG GAATGAGCATCCTATTGTCCCAATTATCAAAGAGCACCGGACGTTGGCAAAGCTCTTAAATTGTACACTTGGATCAATTTGTTCACTTGCCAAACTACGCTTGAGCACGCAAAGGTACACTTTGCATGGCCACTGGCTTCAAACATCAACAGCAACTGGGCGGCTTTCCATTGAGGAGCCAAATCTCCAA TCTGTTGAGCATGAAGTAGAGTTCATACTTGACAAAAATGGAAAGGAAGTTAATTCAGATGCTGTTAGCTACAAAGTCAATGCACGTGATTTCTTTGTTCCTACTCAG GAAAATTGGTTACTCTTGACGGCAGATTATTCTCAGATAGAGCTGCGACTTATGGCACATTTTTCTAGAGATCCCTCGTTGATTGCACAGCTTAGTCAGCCAGAAGGTGATGTCTTTACGATGATATCTGCCAAATGGACTGGGAAGAACGAGGATTCTGTTAGTCCGCATGATAGAGATCAGACGAAAAGATTGATCTATGGAATTCTTTATGGAATGGGTGCAAACAGGCTTGCCGAACAGCTTGAGTGCAGCTCAGATGAAGCCAAGGAGAAAATCAGAAGCTTTAAAAGTTCTTTCCCTGCGGTCACCTCTTGGCTTAACGAGACAGTTTCATTTTGCCAAGAAAAAGG ATACATTCAGACTCTCAAGGGAAGAAGACGCTTCTTgtccaaaattaaatttggGAATGCCAAAGAGAAAGCTAAGGCTCAAAGACAAGCTGTAAATTCCGTGTGCCAG GGATCTGCTGCTGATATAATCAAGATTGCGATGATAAACATATACTCTGCAATTTCTGAGGATATTGATACAGCAGCATCTAGTTCTTCAACTAGGTTTCACGTGTTGAAGGGACGGTGCCGGATTCTTCTACAG GTACATGATGAACTTGTGCTGGAAGTTGATCCTTCTTACGCAAAAGAAGCTGCGATGTTGCTACAATCCAGCATGGAAAATGCGGTTTCACTTCTCG TCCCTCTACATGTGAAACTAAAGGTTGGGAAAACATGGGGTTCTTTAGAGCCGCTGCAGGCTGATTAA